In the genome of Stigmatopora nigra isolate UIUO_SnigA chromosome 7, RoL_Snig_1.1, whole genome shotgun sequence, the window TATATTGCTATTGTGTAGTGGGAAAAGTGCATTTTGTCATGTATTACAATGGTTCATTTCTatcttaaaatacaaaaaaatcaagacatTCAGCAATGTGTTCAGAAGAGGTGCTTTCACATtagccaaaaaaatatataatcatgATAAAAGGTGACCCAATTACACAGTAAGTAAAGAAATTCTGGGAGAAGATGAAGCAATATGCAGGTTTATGAGTACTGGATGAGATCTCTTTCCCCCATCCCAATTGTAGTGGTCATAATGATGTTAAAAAGTGTTAGTGAGCTCATTGACTCATGCGTCTAAAGGTTTGATCTTTATGTGGATGCCGTTCAGTGAGCGAAGAACGAGTCGAGGCATAATCTTGGGCTTTTGCGTTGGGTCCTCAATCAGCTCGTACCTCCTGAGTGTTAACGCTACCACTACTTTGAGCTCGTTCATGGCAAAGTTCTGACCGATACAGTTCCTAGAGGGCCAAAAAACAGAGGGCTGATGAGTTTATGTACGATAGCTATTATTATAATGCTGCTACATTTGAAATGCAACATTGCACtgtaaaaaataagaatagatAAGGTGTTATACATCATGCTGTCCAGCAGAATTCCCATGAATGTATTCTTGCTTTAACAATTTGGGGTTTCAGACCCACTTTCTTGTCTGTCTGCTTTTTGTGTTTGGTAACTACGTTAAGCATTTCCCTTTAAAGGATGGCATGGATCAAACGAACCTGGGGCCAGCCGAAAAGGGCACAAATGCATGTGGTGACCTGGCGGAAGTGTTCTCTGGCAGGAAGCGAAGTGGGTCAAATACCTGCGTTgacaaaaatttgaaaaaaaaatcttcaatttaACATTGTTAACATCTTTtctccatatatttttcaattcaatcTTATGTAGATTTTGGCTAATTGTGGTCCATTGTACATACATTTGGGTTTTCCCAGACTGTTCCGTTCCTGTGAAGCGCATACACACTTGTTCCCACGAGAGAAcctacaaaaagaaacaaaaatgtcaatatttttggaGGTAAAATTTGAGAATTGTAGCAAAGCAGACCTTATTATCAGATGTGCTCACTTTTTCAGCACGCTGGCTACTACAGAAATGATCAAGCCAAAAAGCTCTacccatatatttattttttcttccaacttaatgtgtatataatgtatattgCATAACCACCTATGTATAATTCAACTTTATTTACAGTGTCAACGGCTCCCGTTCCATCACCACCCAAAGACGTTTGAATTGAAGCATTTCTTTTCAGCACACATtggaagtgtccaagatcaatggaTCACTTAACGAGCAGTTGTTGCAGCTGTTTCTGTTAGGCCAGGCTGCTGGATTCACACATAGGTGCACATTCTACTGCACTTATTAAAAGAACAATAtgcatgttaaaaataaataattagatCAATCTGTTTTCTGTACCACTAATCATTGCTAGAGCAGCCTCAATCCATGAACTTGTTACCCTCTTCATGACATAAAAGTTAATCATTTATCtccatttgacattttaatgccTGGATGACTGACAAAACGCCACCAACCTTGTGGCAAAGTCCTTCCATCAAAAAAAGTGATCGGTTTGGAGAGTTTTCTGGCCATTCCCGGGACAGGCGGGAAAAGCCGCAGTGATTCTTTGATGCACATTGTAGTGTATGGCATTTTGCTTAGATCCTCCCTAGTAAAGAAAGTCTATGTTAATGATCAAACTCAATCACTATAAATCAGAGGTGTTGAAGCATAGGTGCAAATATGTTACCACTCCATGACGTCTTTGCCGCTCAAGATTTGGTTGATCTCCTCTCTGCATAACTTCTGGTGTTCTGGGTGGCAGGCGagggtatggaagatgaaggaGAGACCACTGGCTGTGGTGTCATGGCCCTCAAACATGAAGGTGTCCACTTCAGCTCGGATGTCTTCATCTGACAGTCCTTGCTGATTTTCATCCTAGACAaaaagatttgttttgttttagtttgaaataatatatttagggTAGAATTCTACCATAACTTGGCTCAAATTGTCGAATGCTGTTTAAACGTGTGCAGAAATAAGGGTCAAAATCTTTGGACTTACTCTTGCCAAGAGGAGAATATCCAGAAAGTCCACAATTCTTTTGGTTGAGACATATCCTGATTCCTTCTCTTTTTTCAGGGCTTCTTTTCTCTTTCGTATAACTCCCTCTTTAAAAGCCAAAGATAAAATGTTGGACTTAACATGGTATATGTTGCAATTACTCAGtgtattttgtcatttcagAAAATCACACTTCACAACGATAAGTTGAAGAAAACAGAAGCTAAAATCAGTGTTTGGAGACCACAACAATGATGTGCAGATTTTTTACCTGTGTGATTATGAGCTACCTTGCAGGCTCTTCTGGACCTAAAGCCATGTGGGCTAAGGTAGTATATGACGTCATTATGGTAGGGAAAAATGCGGAAGCGATGGTTGATCAAATGAGTGAGCTCATACACAGATTTAATGTACTCATTTGTTCCGCTGAAACCACAAAACAAGAGTTTTATTAGCATAGATCTTCATTAAAACAGGAGGAATGTACAATGGACCTGAGGCTTACCTCTCAGTTTGACAGTTACTGTCGTAGCTGAATGCACACTTCATAATGATGTCCAACGTCATGAGACTGACGTGTTTGAACACCTCAAATGACTCGCCCGTGCTTGAATAACACTGCCATTTGTCCTAAAGAGTCAACAAGTTAGTTAGTCTTGGCAATGCTCAACACGGGTAATGCTTTTATTGCTACTTGCGACATGCACTCAAACAAACTACTTAAACGTAATATTGAGTAGCAGCTATTCATCTGCGTCTTTGTTTTCTAATCCGTATACAATGTTTATCCTAAAACATCAGACTACTGATTTATAATAGAAATATGATGACTCAATCCAGGCTGTGCTCAAAGGACAAATGTTGtgattataaatattttaactaaaaacataaatgtcATGGAGGAGTAAGGTTCAGACAAAGAATGGACATTCCAAATACCACTTACATTTCAGCAAAAAATACCATCTTATATTATTTACATTAGCCATATTTAAAACCaataaaccatgtttttttccacaggaATGGAAGCATTAATATTTGCTATAACTGGTACATACCAACATGGTTTTAGCTGACTCAGACATCAATTTTATGTGAGATTTTAGCACGTCATAATGGAAACCTGGCGTCAAAAGCCTTCTGTGGCGGAACCATTTCTGACCGTGAGACACCAGCAAGCCGTCACCTGAGGATAGAATGTGTAAGTaacaagtaaatcatgaattatCAATAGATTATCTCACCGTGTCTCATTTTCTGTGCCATTTATACACATTATATGTGCAGGTACATTGAAAAAACAGCTGcactcatatttttttactttatttttaggGGTCTGGGGAATGTACAGTTCACATTCATAAATACTTTggccagttatttttttttaactgaatgcCACATACTAAAATTCTTGTGCATTAATTACAAAGTTCAGTATTGTATGAAGTGGGAAAAAATGCTTACCAATCCAGGTCTTTAtaaattgatatgcaaaatCATCTTTAGGCTCTGTAACATAAGGAATCGGACAGATGCACCATTAGATCCATTAAAGGTGATGGCAACAGATTtagaaatactactactaataatactcCACACCTGTTGACGTCAGTATGGTCTTCACATAATCTGGATGGTGGATGTTGAGGAAAGAGACACAGGGGCCAAACCACAGTGGGAAAGCATAAGGGTGCTGCTCCCCCCATTTCACCATCTGGTCCAAGTCGGTCCCGTCTTGTTTAAACTGAAGGGTGTTCAACATGCATTACCAACGTCATGCACTGCTTTTATTTGCACACGAGATTAATAAAACATTGCACTTAAGTCCTTTCCTGAATGAATTCTCTTACCTGCAGGATATTGCCAAAGAACCAATGTCCCGGCGGTCCCGTGAACGCCTCAAAGTTCCTGAATGCATCTCTCCGCTGTTTTAACAGTACGACGAGTTTGTGCACGACGACGAAGAGGACAAGCAAAATCAGCGAATGTTGCACAAACCACCACGAAGGCAAACCCCACAGAGCTCCGCTAAAGGACATGCTCGAGATTACAACTCAAGGATaagaaaacacaacacaaaacgAAAAATTGTTGGTTGACAGACGTTACGTAAACGCCACACACAAGCCCGATGGGCGgagttgtgtaaaaaaaatcaataatcgaCTAGCAGGTTTCATTGTTCGCTTATTTTAAGTCAAACATTTGTAAATAGAATGGTGTATAGTTTAGTCTCCTGGGCAGCCATTGAccttataaaatataaatcacGCCCACAAGCTCACGCATTACTTCACCTTTCCCCTAGATGGCGGTATTTTGTCACAAACTTGCACAGCCGACACTTTTCAAGTGTAGTAGAAGAAGTCACATGCACGCTTTTTAAGGTACCAGTAGTTTGTTGGCTAAATTGGCGTTCGCTTTAGTGGCAAATCTCATCTGAAACTTAATCGGAGTTTAATTCGAAGGTGTATTTCAACCGATTCAACTCCCATGCCGAGAAGTACCCCACTTGCTATTTAGATGGCTAAGATAACGCTACGCATAGTTTGAATGAACAGACACTCGCGAGGCCTACTGATCCCCGTTGTTTCCTGTGTAGGCTAAGCCGAGCTTCATCGACAGACGCCAGCTTGTCATTTCAGTggccatctgctgctggatcgtCGTGAAATCTCAAGGTATACCATCATTTTCCCCCGCTAACTTTGCCTGATCTTTCAGTTTCAATGGTAAATGatcaatttatataaaacatgtttatttcacAGTGCCATAAGTTACTGAAGTGCCATGGAGGCACCACCTGTGACTGTGATGCCTGTTACGGGCGGCGCTATCAACATGATGGAGTATTTATTACAAGGTAAGTTGCATTAACTAGGTATGTAAATAAGCAATGACCCCCTTTCCCCTACCAGTACACGAGAACTCCCCATAAAATATTACTACTTAATGCAGGTATAAATATATCGATTGACAGACTGAGATACAGCATTTTTAAAGAAGTATTTTCATGCTTTAAAGATAAACAGGACATAGGTTCATCAATACATTTACAATTCATAGATTATTACACAATTTCTCTTATTTGTGCATGAACAGTGTGATGTGTATTCTAACCAACAATTGAAATAGCATCTATAGAAAAAAGGCTGAGTCAAACGCTGGTACAAAAATCAGTGTCAAacagacacaaacaaaaacaaaaactgttaaaattaaatataggaCCTGACCTTTGAATAGATACTCGTAAACTAGGGGGGCAAACCCGCTATTAGTGGGCAGAAAGTTGTATGAATACTATTCAAAGTAGCACAGTATCCCCATTTTTTGTGGGAAGTGAAGTGCCCGTATACTATGGACATTATAACAACAAATCAAGAGAACATTTCCACTTAAAAGTTGAGTTTTGAGGATCTACTCATCTCTACAAT includes:
- the cyp4t8 gene encoding cytochrome P450 4T8, producing MSFSGALWGLPSWWFVQHSLILLVLFVVVHKLVVLLKQRRDAFRNFEAFTGPPGHWFFGNILQFKQDGTDLDQMVKWGEQHPYAFPLWFGPCVSFLNIHHPDYVKTILTSTEPKDDFAYQFIKTWIGDGLLVSHGQKWFRHRRLLTPGFHYDVLKSHIKLMSESAKTMLDKWQCYSSTGESFEVFKHVSLMTLDIIMKCAFSYDSNCQTESGTNEYIKSVYELTHLINHRFRIFPYHNDVIYYLSPHGFRSRRACKVAHNHTEGVIRKRKEALKKEKESGYVSTKRIVDFLDILLLARDENQQGLSDEDIRAEVDTFMFEGHDTTASGLSFIFHTLACHPEHQKLCREEINQILSGKDVMEWEDLSKMPYTTMCIKESLRLFPPVPGMARKLSKPITFFDGRTLPQGSLVGTSVYALHRNGTVWENPNVFDPLRFLPENTSARSPHAFVPFSAGPRNCIGQNFAMNELKVVVALTLRRYELIEDPTQKPKIMPRLVLRSLNGIHIKIKPLDA